Proteins co-encoded in one Hymenobacter swuensis DY53 genomic window:
- a CDS encoding oxidoreductase — protein MTTTKNWFITGVSTGFGKELADYCLSQGDNVAATFRKQEQADEFTKKAGANGRGFVVEVTDEAQVKQGIADAIQHFGHLDVVVNNAGYGSLGSIEEIDAAEVQRQFEVNVFGPLHVLRAVLPHLRERKSGHILNITSIGGLKTFPGVGVYNASKFALEAIGESLSQQVKPLGIYVTNIEPSGFRTEWAGSSATYVDTSIEDYRATVGENLKGIQSYSGKQPGDPQRAAKIMFEVVRQENPPLHLPLGKAAVKGARDKFTSLVQELETVADLGDSADFPAGE, from the coding sequence ATGACAACCACCAAAAACTGGTTTATTACCGGCGTCAGCACCGGTTTCGGTAAAGAACTGGCCGACTACTGTCTGAGCCAAGGCGACAACGTGGCCGCCACCTTCCGCAAGCAGGAGCAGGCCGATGAGTTTACGAAGAAGGCTGGCGCAAACGGCCGGGGCTTCGTGGTAGAAGTAACCGATGAGGCGCAGGTAAAGCAGGGCATTGCCGACGCTATTCAGCATTTTGGCCACTTGGATGTAGTAGTAAATAACGCGGGCTACGGCTCCTTGGGCAGCATTGAGGAAATCGATGCCGCCGAAGTGCAGCGTCAGTTTGAGGTGAATGTGTTCGGGCCGCTGCATGTGCTGCGGGCCGTGCTGCCCCATCTGCGCGAGCGGAAAAGCGGCCACATCCTCAACATCACCAGCATCGGTGGGCTCAAAACGTTTCCCGGGGTGGGCGTGTACAACGCCAGCAAATTTGCCCTGGAGGCCATCGGGGAAAGCCTTAGCCAGCAGGTAAAGCCGCTGGGCATTTACGTGACCAACATCGAGCCCAGCGGCTTCCGCACGGAGTGGGCCGGCAGTTCGGCCACGTATGTAGATACCAGCATTGAGGACTACCGCGCTACCGTAGGTGAGAATCTGAAAGGAATTCAGAGCTACAGCGGCAAGCAGCCCGGCGACCCGCAGCGCGCCGCCAAAATTATGTTTGAGGTAGTACGCCAGGAGAATCCGCCACTGCACCTGCCGCTCGGTAAAGCGGCCGTGAAAGGTGCCCGTGACAAGTTTACGAGCCTAGTGCAGGAGCTGGAAACCGTAGCTGACCTTGGCGACTCAGCCGACTTCCCGGCTGGCGAGTAA
- the guaB gene encoding IMP dehydrogenase, translating into MADYAAKIAFEALTYDDVLLLPGYSEVLPRDADPSTQLTRNIRLQLPFVSAAMDTVTEAEMAIALAQEGGIGIVHKNMSIKAQAELVRRVKRSESGMILDPFTLEETATLADAKKLMRNNNIGGIPIIDDQRRLKGILTNRDLRFEKDMSRPVTAVMTPLPLVTAKAGTELAAAEDILQDSKVEKLPVIDTDGRLVGLITYKDIRKRRRTPNACKDELGRLRVGAAVGVTADLMDRVAALVEAGVDVVSVDTAHGHSKGVLDAVRNLKQQFPNLEVIAGNVATAEGARALADAGADAVKVGVGPGSICTTRIIAGIGVPQLSAVMEAARGLAGTGVPLIADGGIKYSGDVVKALAAGASTIMIGSLLAGTEEAPGEVTLFEGRKYKSYRGMGSVEAMEEGSKDRYFQDAEDDVKKLVPEGIVGRVPYKGLAAEVLYQLSGGLRAGMGYCGAATIEALQTARFVRITGAGLRESHPHDVQITREAPNYSSR; encoded by the coding sequence ATGGCCGACTACGCTGCCAAAATTGCCTTTGAGGCGCTGACCTACGACGACGTCCTGCTGCTGCCCGGTTATTCGGAAGTACTGCCCCGCGACGCCGACCCCAGCACCCAGCTAACCCGCAACATCCGGCTCCAACTCCCCTTCGTCTCGGCGGCTATGGACACGGTGACCGAGGCTGAAATGGCCATTGCTTTGGCCCAGGAAGGGGGCATCGGCATCGTGCACAAGAATATGAGCATCAAGGCCCAGGCCGAGCTGGTGCGCCGCGTGAAACGCTCCGAGAGCGGCATGATTCTCGACCCCTTCACGCTGGAGGAAACCGCTACCCTGGCCGACGCCAAGAAGCTGATGCGCAACAATAATATTGGGGGCATTCCGATTATCGATGACCAGCGCCGCCTGAAAGGCATCCTCACCAACCGCGACCTGCGCTTCGAGAAGGACATGAGCCGCCCGGTTACGGCCGTCATGACGCCGCTGCCGCTGGTCACGGCTAAAGCCGGCACTGAGCTGGCCGCTGCCGAGGATATTCTGCAGGACTCGAAAGTGGAAAAGCTACCGGTTATTGATACCGATGGCCGGCTGGTGGGCCTCATCACCTACAAAGACATCCGGAAGCGCCGCCGTACGCCCAACGCCTGTAAGGACGAGTTGGGCCGTTTGCGCGTGGGTGCCGCCGTGGGTGTTACGGCTGACCTGATGGACCGCGTGGCGGCCCTGGTGGAAGCCGGCGTAGACGTGGTGAGCGTAGATACGGCGCATGGCCATAGCAAAGGCGTGCTGGATGCTGTGCGCAACCTCAAGCAACAGTTTCCCAACCTGGAAGTCATTGCCGGCAACGTAGCCACCGCCGAAGGTGCCCGCGCCTTGGCCGACGCCGGAGCCGATGCCGTAAAAGTAGGTGTAGGGCCCGGCTCCATTTGTACTACCCGCATCATTGCCGGTATTGGCGTTCCGCAGCTTTCGGCCGTGATGGAAGCGGCTCGGGGCCTGGCAGGCACCGGTGTTCCGCTCATTGCCGACGGCGGCATCAAGTATTCCGGTGACGTGGTAAAAGCACTGGCGGCCGGAGCTAGTACGATTATGATTGGCTCTTTGCTGGCCGGCACCGAAGAAGCACCCGGCGAAGTCACGCTGTTCGAAGGCCGCAAATACAAGAGCTACCGCGGTATGGGCTCGGTAGAAGCCATGGAGGAAGGCTCGAAGGACCGGTACTTCCAGGATGCTGAGGACGACGTAAAAAAGCTGGTACCCGAAGGCATTGTGGGCCGTGTGCCCTACAAAGGGCTGGCGGCCGAAGTGCTGTACCAGCTTTCAGGTGGCCTGCGGGCCGGTATGGGTTACTGCGGCGCGGCTACCATCGAGGCACTCCAG